Within the Candidatus Delongbacteria bacterium genome, the region GTCCAGCTTGTCCACGGCGCCGCAAACCGCGGCTTCCTGGTCGGCGTCCAGCCCGGCCAATTCCACGATGGCGCCCAGCAGGCGGCGGTGGTTCAGGCGGATCACGAAGCCCGGCAGCTCCAGCTTGCCCAGCAGATCGGCGCAGACGGCCACGATCTCGGCGTCGGCGGACAAGCTGGTGGAACCGACGGTGTCCAGGTCGCACTGCATGAACTCGCGGTAGCGGCCCTGGTGCGGCTGGGGCCGGTCGGCGCGCCAGACGGGCTGCAGCTGGTAGCGCTTGAAGGGCAGGGGCAGCTCGGGATGCAGGGCCACCAGCCGGGCCAGCGGCACGGTCAGGTCGTAGCGCAGGGCCAGCCGGCGGGCCGGGTCGTCGTTGCGGTAGTCCAGCCGGTAGAGGAGCTGGGCCTCGTCGTCGCCGTACTTGCCGGTCAAGATCTCCAGGTACTCCAGCGCCGGCGTTTCCACCGGGGCGAAGCCGAAGAGCTGGAAACTGCGGCGGAACTCCGCCAGCACGCGTTCCCGGGGCAGCATGTCCGCGGGCAGCAGATCACGCGTGCCGTTGTAGAGGCGGGGTTGGATGGTCACGAATCGCTCCTGCTTGGGTCGGCCGGCCGTTGTCTCACGGCGGACCGGGTCGTCGCGGTCAACTGTGTCACACGCCGCTCAGGCGAGGACGCGCTCGTAGGCCTCCAGGTACTGCGGCAGGATGCGCTCGATGGCGAAGCGCTCCACGGCCACGGCCCGGGCGGCGGCGGACATGCGGTGATACAAAGCCGGGTCGGCCAGCAGGCGTCCGCCCCGCTCGGCGAAGGCCTCCACGTCGCCCAGCGGGCAGAGGAAGCTGGTCTCGCCGTCGTCGATCAGCTCGGGCAGGCCGCCCACCCGGCTGGCCAGCACGGGCACGCCGCAGCTCATGGCCTCCAGCGCGGACAGGCCGAAACTCTCCGTTTGCGAGGGCAGCAGGTAGAGGTCGGCCACGCTCATCAAATCGACGATGGACTCCTGGTTGCCGATGAAGTGCACGCGCTCGGCCACCCCCAGTTCCTGGGCCTGCTCCTTGGCCGCGTTGCGCTCCGGGCCCAGCCCGGCCAGCACCAGCCGGACGGGGTGGGCGGCCGCCAGCCGCGCGAAGATCGCCAGCACATCGGGGATGCGCTTCACGGACCGGAAGTTGGAGACGTGGAGCAGGATCTTCTCGCCAGGCAGCGCGAAACAGGCGCGCAGCTCGGGCCGGCGGCGGGGCTGGAATTCCTCCGTGTCCACGAAGTTGTGGATGCGCTGGATCTGCAGTTCCGGCCCGAAGACCCGGTGCGTCTCGGCCACCAGGAAGTCGCTCACCGCCGTCAAAGCCTGGCAGTGCGCCAGCGTGAAGCGCGTCACCGGCAGGTAGCCCGGATCCTGGCCCACCAGCGTGATGTCCGTGCCGTGGAGCGTGCTGATCACGGGCAGGCGCTCGCTGAGCATCTGCTGGGCCATCCAGGCGCTGGCCGCGTGGGGGATGGCGTAGTGCGCGTGCACCAGATCCAGGCCCGAGCGCGTGGCCACGTCGACGATCTTCGAGGTCAGCGCCAGGCTGTAGGGCGGGTACTCGAAGAGCGGGTACTCGCTGACCTCCACCTGGTGGAAGTGCGTGTTGGGGTAGATCCGGTCCAACCGGAAGGGCCGCCGGTAGCTGATGAAATGCACCTGGTGGCCCAGCTTGGCCAGCTCCAGGCCCAGTTCCGTGGCCACGATGCCGCTGCCGCCCTGGGTGGGGTAGCAGATGATGCCGATGCGTTTCATGATGCGCTCCGGGAAGGCAGCTGGGGCCCGCCGCCGCGGGCGAAGTGGGCCAGCGGATCCTCGATCTCCAGCGTGCCCTCGCTCCAGAAGGCCTCGCCGTAGCGCGTGCCGATCAGCTGGCCGTAATACATGGCGCGGGCTTCGATGAAGTGCCAGAAGTCGGGCGAGCTGATGGCCGTGGCGGGCTCCGTGCTCGCCGGGTCGTGGAACTGGCTCTTGTAGGCGCGGGCCGCGTGGAGGCGCTCGTCCCACCAGGGCGTGATGTCCACCACGAAACTGGGTGTGAACTCGCGCCGGCCCGGATAGGAGAGGATGGCCCGCGGCCGGTGGGGCGGCTGGCCGGTCTCCACCTTGCCCATCCCGGACTGGAAGCAGGCGTTGCGGATGATCCGGGCGGCGTGCTCGTGGTCCGGATGGTCGTCCACGCCCCAGGGCGCCAGCACCACGGTCGGGCGCAGCTCGCGCAGGACGCGCACCACGGCCAGCTCGGGCTCGCGGCCCTCGCGCAGCCGGCCGTCCCCCAGGTCCAGGCAGCGCCGCAGCTCCAGCCCCAGCCGGCGCGTGGCCTCCGCCGTCTCGGCGGCGCGGATCTCGCGGCTGCCGCGCGTGCCCATCTCGCCCGCGGTGAGATCCACGATCCCCACCCGGCCCCCCCGCGCCTTGACCTTGAGCAGGGTGCCGGCGGCGCAGATCTCCACGTCGTCCGGATGCGGCCCGAAGGCCAGCAGATCGAGCATGCGTGTTTCCCTTTCTCCTGGGCGGCAGGCCCTTCCCGACCCCGCCCTACTCCCGCTCCACCCCGCCCATCGGGTCGCAGACGAAGCGCTGCTGGCCGGCCGCCAGCGGATCCAGCTCCCGGCGCAGGCCGGCCAACACGGCCGGACCGCCCAGGCGCGCCAGCAGGGCCAGCGCGTTCAGGCGCCGCTCCTGGGGCGAGTCCGGCCCGTCCTGCCAGGCCGCCAGCCCGTGCAGGCGGCGCAGCGTGTCCTTGTGCCCGGCCTTGTGGGCCGTCCAGAGGGCCTGGCGGATCTGCTCGGCCAGAGCCTCCTGGCGCCGGCCCAGCTGCTCGAGGTCCGGACGGCCGGCGGCGGCGCAGAGCCCGCCGATCTCCGCCCGGGCCTGTTCCAGCAGCGCCAGGCGCGCGGCCAGTTCGCTTCCGCCCGGCAGGCCCAGCAGCAGCTCCTCGGGCCAGGGCTGGCCGGGCTGGGGCGGATTCCAGGGATCCAGCCCGGCCGAGCGCAGCGCGGAGTGGTCGGCGCGGCGGATCAGCTGCACGGTGGGTCGCGCCAGGGGCAGCACGGCCGGCAGCTCCAGTCGCGCGCGGGCTGTCTCGGCCTGGGCCGTGTAGGCCAGCTCGCTGGGCCCCAGCAGGGCGGCGGCGGGTTCCAGCAGCCAGTCCTGGAGCAGGGGCCGGGTCAGCACGTTGGGGCTGAAGCGCTCGGCCGGCACGCTCTCGCCCGGTTCGGCCCGCCGGCGCCGGCCGGCCTCGTCCTCCGTGAACCAGGGCGGACGCTCGTCCACCTCCACGGGCGTGCGGCGGCCCTGGCGCTTGAGTTCGTCCGTCCGGGCGCGCAGGTCGGCGCCCAGGCCGGCG harbors:
- the bshA gene encoding N-acetyl-alpha-D-glucosaminyl L-malate synthase BshA: MKRIGIICYPTQGGSGIVATELGLELAKLGHQVHFISYRRPFRLDRIYPNTHFHQVEVSEYPLFEYPPYSLALTSKIVDVATRSGLDLVHAHYAIPHAASAWMAQQMLSERLPVISTLHGTDITLVGQDPGYLPVTRFTLAHCQALTAVSDFLVAETHRVFGPELQIQRIHNFVDTEEFQPRRRPELRACFALPGEKILLHVSNFRSVKRIPDVLAIFARLAAAHPVRLVLAGLGPERNAAKEQAQELGVAERVHFIGNQESIVDLMSVADLYLLPSQTESFGLSALEAMSCGVPVLASRVGGLPELIDDGETSFLCPLGDVEAFAERGGRLLADPALYHRMSAAARAVAVERFAIERILPQYLEAYERVLA
- the bshB1 gene encoding bacillithiol biosynthesis deacetylase BshB1 translates to MLDLLAFGPHPDDVEICAAGTLLKVKARGGRVGIVDLTAGEMGTRGSREIRAAETAEATRRLGLELRRCLDLGDGRLREGREPELAVVRVLRELRPTVVLAPWGVDDHPDHEHAARIIRNACFQSGMGKVETGQPPHRPRAILSYPGRREFTPSFVVDITPWWDERLHAARAYKSQFHDPASTEPATAISSPDFWHFIEARAMYYGQLIGTRYGEAFWSEGTLEIEDPLAHFARGGGPQLPSRSAS
- the bshC gene encoding bacillithiol biosynthesis BshC; the encoded protein is MSLPSALNASLARPLSPAGRERRAALAPLLAAQWESAPDAAEARALDRLGHAGSLLVSGQQAGLALGTFLLLSKCTALLALADRVEAAGHARPLTVFWLEGNDHDWREAASPGRPLPEGWSAPAPAGAEGHPVSRIVPDTAWWAGQQAALAPVLEGLDEPLGDGLRAALRGSLVEHTRRLLRGLFAGSGLLVLDPADPALRALAAPFARRLQEHAAGLGADLRARTDELKRQGRRTPVEVDERPPWFTEDEAGRRRRAEPGESVPAERFSPNVLTRPLLQDWLLEPAAALLGPSELAYTAQAETARARLELPAVLPLARPTVQLIRRADHSALRSAGLDPWNPPQPGQPWPEELLLGLPGGSELAARLALLEQARAEIGGLCAAAGRPDLEQLGRRQEALAEQIRQALWTAHKAGHKDTLRRLHGLAAWQDGPDSPQERRLNALALLARLGGPAVLAGLRRELDPLAAGQQRFVCDPMGGVERE